From a region of the Besnoitia besnoiti strain Bb-Ger1 chromosome I, whole genome shotgun sequence genome:
- a CDS encoding hypothetical protein (encoded by transcript BESB_006820), with protein MESVESCTPESQSALETGALGGLLSFSPDTAGVVGKIILVAKCGTFAIYRLRCTYMRTLVLRFLFILMENAMWIWVGDQKEVFEDLEAAFPVTFSGATGNKAVSTCLFSSDVDSSSSILASKLATRLERPVFLSVNVDKADGQMIMFIQKVLQEQSGLLLRPDVKRENAAD; from the exons ATGGAGTCAGTGGAATCATGCACGCCAGAGTCACAGAGTGCGCTGGAGACGGGAGCCCTCGGCGGACTGCTGTCGTTCTCTCCTGACACTGCCGGCGTGGTGGGAAAAATAATCTTGGTGGCGAAGTGCGGGACATTCGCAATTTACCGTCTACGATGCACCTACATGCGCACTCTTGTCCTCCGATTCCTCTTCATTCTTATGGAAAATGCGATGTGGATTTGGGTTGGAGACCAGAAAGAGGTTTTTGAGGACTTGGAGGCTGCATTTCCAGTCACTTTCAGC GGAGCGACCGGAAATAAGGCAGTCAGCACGTGCCTTTTTTCCTCGGATGTGGACAGTTCAAGTAGCATCCTTGCGTCCAAGCTCG CGACTCGATTGGAAAGACCAGTTTTCCTTTCAGTAAACGTCGACAAAGCAGATGGGCAAATGATCATGTTTATTCAGAAGGTCTTGCAAGAGCAAAGTGGCCTTCTGCTGAGGCCCGATGTGAAACGCGAGAATGCAGCAGACTAG
- a CDS encoding ribosomal-ubiquitin protein RPS27A (encoded by transcript BESB_006850) codes for MQIFVLSVGGDTLALEVAPTSTVRDVKEQLQARQGIEAEDQRLCFGLHALDDDETLFELGVEEESTLYQSLELLGAGKKRKKKTYTKPKKQKHKKKKVKLAVLKFYKVDGNDKVTRLRKECPRETCGAGVFMAAHKNRTYCGRCGLTYILNAEAEE; via the exons ATGCAAATCTTTGTTCTCTCTGTCGGCGGCGACACCCTCGCCCTCGAGGTCGCTCCGACCTCGACTGTCCGTGATGTGAAGGAGCAACTCCAGGCCCGCCAAG GCATCGAGGCGGAGGACCAGAGACTGTGCTTCGGTCTCCACGctctcgacgacgacgagactCTCTTCGAGCTCGGTGTCGAGGAG GAGTCGACCCTGTACCAGTCCCTGGAGCTGCTGGGTGCGGGTAAGAAGCGCAAGAAGAAGACTTACACCAAGCCCAAGAAGCAGAAGcacaagaagaagaaggttAAGCTCGCGGTCTTGAAGTTCTACAAGGTAGACGGCAACGACAAAGTTACCCGTCTGCGCAAGGAGTGTCCCAGGGAGACTTGCGGCGCTGGTGTCTTCATGGCTGCTCACAAAAACCGCACCTACTGCGGCCGATGCGGCCTGACCTACATCCTCAacgcggaagcggaggagtaa
- a CDS encoding hypothetical protein (encoded by transcript BESB_006830) has product MQQSGFFGAKSSGGPPSSVALSRVGSRLVACGARSPQQSPSASFARSGLLGGSNLSTPAQQPPQRSTSTSTGLNFDAVQTSLVAKSMRGGGFSPTSKDEKVRSSQSLGSAHKSKGSSAFGPAVCKRMLDSLSASQATSPSPEAEPSPSGQQKLQTQQTMGRTEAVELRKFGTQWADAPEDLEEKTLLLAADGSADDDQYAEPAPLSEEEETTAARLDDSRAWDGEWIHPHMANPLCGRSNRERCAFTQSNDWIVFAMHRQYVRALRSSDWLPGEACIRQRNSFELPPGAATYSGSSLSIPETAWEPFIFPNPPRPFLLRNKTFRSAAKTVTPSSRLKAGWTLGGSQDASSLTREDWLDLERMLWFEPEPRLEQPYRLYANSKTCIKGSIGDVGHLMRTGW; this is encoded by the exons ATGCAGCAAAGCGGCTTTTTCGGTGCCAAGTCCTCTGGTGGTCCACCGAGCTCAGTCGCCCTTTCAAGGGTGGGCAGCCGACTGGTAGCGTGTGGCGCCCGTAGCCCACAGCAAAGTCCTTCAGCTTCCTTCGCACGCAGTGGCCTGCTGGGAGGCAGCAATTTATCTACTCCTGCTCAGCAGCCTCCCCAGCGAAGCACGTCGACCTCGACAGGACTAAACTTCGATGCCGTTCAAACGTCCCTGGTGGCAAAGTCGATGAGAGGGGGGGGGTTTTCGCCCACCTCGAAGGACGAGAAGGTGCGCAGCAGCCAGTCGCTAGGGAGCGCTCACAAGTCAAAAGGATCGTCAGCCTTCGGGCCAGCCGTATGTAAGCGTATGCTTGATTCCTTGAGTGCTTCACAAGCTACATCTCCCAGTCCAGAGGCTGAGCCATCCCCTTCTGGGCAGCAAAAACTACAAACGCAACAGACTATGGGACGCACAGAGGCTGTTGAGCTTAGGAAGTTCGGGACGCAGTGGGCGGACGCTCCAGAGGACCTTGAGGAGAAGACGCTTTTGCTTGCGGCTgacggcagcgcagacgacgaccaGTACGCCGAACCCGCTCCTttgagcgaggaggaagaaaccACCGCCGCGAGACTGGATGACTCACGCGCCTGGGATGGCGAATGGATCCACCCTCATATGGCGAATCCCCTATGCGGCCGATCGAACCGG GAGAGATGTGCCTTCACACAATCCAATGACTGGATCGTCTTCGCCATGCATCGTCAGTATGTTAGGGCTCTCCGGTCTTCCGATTGGCTGCCTGGTGAAGCATGCATTCGCCAGCGCAACTCTTTCGAGCTGCCTCCTGGAGCAG CCACATACTCAGGAAGCTCGTTGAGTATTCCAGAGACCGCGTGGGAGCCGTTCATCTTCCCCAATCCTCCCAGGCCGTTTCTGCTCCGCAATAAGACCTTCAGGTCGGCAGCCAAGACAGTGACACCGTCATCCAGGCTGAAGGCCGGCTGGACGTTGGGAGGTTCCCAGGACGCGTCCAGCCTCACCAGGGAAGACTGGCTTGACCTTGAGAG GATGCTCTGGTTCGAGCCTGAGCCTCGGCTGGAGCAACCGTACCGTCTGTACGCCAACTCGAAAACTTGCATCAAG GGATCTATAGGAGATGTTGGTCACCTGATGCGGACGGGGTGGTGA
- a CDS encoding hypothetical protein (encoded by transcript BESB_006810) produces the protein MVSVASSSALRSVQWRFKGSNTPYSPLSLPLPVFCGEIRAHLKAQTGLGATPQLDALLFFASDPSTPLSDLLPLRRPCSLLLQRTSAAEAKAALEVADRVLQQQQKTEPGLGDIPAHSSAPGESRGDASSTLDSVSRPVGPALSSARGSGVGAGPNDAASSSSFVYGGPQASAGQVHSSLSFPVASFEGPQDVDRGNNDEEDEAALLQAVIEQHAEHRGPQTSGSAGPCGAAGGFGSADGSRGFSGGFYPAGAGGFGRGRGWGFGVGRGLQGPPMGTHGPGLTPATAGGLAGAPYAVGRGGAVGLGMSNVPGGPGYVPVGEDYICHMCGERGHHIRNCSRSNDPRHQKKIRPATGIPSSFLRDITVDEIPRYAEVYIRKDGSFAVMKNAKQLSSLSYFSSDLDTKIERHVGSSDVAAHLKCPLCSLLFSQPVLTPCCGETFCRGCLLRALHVARGGAAGGAFGGSSAGSSHNGFSKKPGGGCPSCGQAIDLREVLSNTALQKSIDAIVRSTSSFKEPGDDTQSTRPTLTAALSSTTSVSGSGVLTSATGSVQRAAPNGVSLGGDIVSSGSSLSAASVAHSASKRAIASSSCGTGDPCLIMEKGEKKDPLMGGELHTEWGKGLRAATSFVSAPKNPSSVNAVKKEEDKENMSIEGVMRDGSAGAISPMREAYSVQSEHVESEASCPDESAALKGATGMQPSRSDDGDASTCRASGNESVEAASTSATPANGFNMDGKNLRGDPRNGTYGEGSVGSSGPTNGGPGPEEAESGLPPGVDVEELQEQQAFADVYITQYLQRRREEKKKRRMRKRAHDECKEEKKAKQQG, from the exons ATGGTGTCTGttgcttcctcgtcggctCTACGTTCCGTCCAATGGCGGTTCAAAGGAAGCAACACGCCGTattcgcctctgtctctgccgctgcctgtGTTTTGCGGTGAGATACGCGCGCATCTGAAGGCACAGACGGGCCTGGGAGCAACCCCGCAGTTGGACGCCCTCCTTTTCTTTGCGTCTGATCCATCGACGCCACTGTCTGACCTCCTACCTCTCCGACGGCCGTGCTCGCTGTTGCTCCAGCGAAcgagcgcagcggaggcgaaggctgcacTCGAGGTCGCAGACCGTGTgttgcagcagcagcaaaaGACAGAACCGGGCCTCGGTGACATTCCTGCTCATTCGTCGGCGCCAGGCGAGTCCCGTGGCGATGCCTCTTCGACGTTGGACTCCGTCTCCAGGCCAGTCGGTCCTGCTCTGTCTAGCGCTAGAGGTTCCGGCGTAGGCGCCGGTCCGAATGATGCAGCGTCATCTAGCAGCTTTGTGTATGGAGGCCCTCAGGCGTCGGCAGGTCAAGTGCATTCGTCCTTGTCCTTTCCAGTAGCGTCGTTTGAAGGACCGCAAGACGTGGACAGAGGAAATAATgatgaggaagacgaagcagcgcTTCTCCAAGCTGTCATTGAACAGCATGCAGAGCACCGCGGGCCGCAGACTTCGGGCTCTGCGGGGCCAtgtggcgcagcaggcggcttTGGTTCTGCAGATGGCTCCCGCGGCTTCTCGGGCGGGTTCtaccccgcgggcgcgggcggcttcGGGCGAGGACGGGGCTGGGGCTTTGGGGTCGGTCGAGGCCTCCAAGGCCCTCCAATGGGGACGCACGGGCCTGGACTTACGCCGGCGACTGCCGGCGGCTTAGCCGGAGCGCCATATGCGGTCGGACGAGGAGGGGCTGTGGGTCTCGGCATGTCCAACGTGCCTGGAGGGCCTGGCTATGTCCCAGTGGGAGAAGATTACATTTGCCACATgtgtggagagagaggacatcACATCCGGAACTGCAGTCGATCCAACGACCCGCGTCATCAAAAGAAAATCCGACCTGCAACCGGCATCCCCAGCAGTTTCCTGCGGGATATCACCGTTGATGAGATCCCCCGCTATGCAGAGGTCTACATCAGGAAAG ATGGGTCATTTGCGGTCATGAAGAACGCGAAGcagctctcttctctgtcctATTTTTCCTCTGATCTAGACACAAAGATAGAGCGGCACGTGGGCAGTAGCGACGTTGCGGCGCATCTGAAGTGtcccctctgcagcctgctCTTCTCTCAGCCGGTGTTGACACCGTGCTGTGGAGAGACATTTTGTCGAGGGTGTCTTCTGCGAGCCTTGCACGTGGcccgtggcggcgcggcaggtgGCGCGTTCGGGGGCAGCTCTGCCGGATCCAGCCACAATGGCTTCTCAAAGAAACCCGGGGGAGGCTGTCCGTCCTGCGGCCAGGCTATTGACCTGCGCGAAGTTTTGTCGAACACAGCACTTCAGAAGAGTATAGACGCGATTGTTCGTTCAACGTCCTCTTTCAAGGAACCAGGAGACGACACACAGTCAACTCGTCCCACTCTCACTGCGGCTTTGTCTTCCACGACCAGTGTGTCAGGGTCTGGAGTTCTCACGTCTGCTACTGGATCTGttcagcgagccgcgccaaATGGCGTGAGTTTGGGTGGTGACATAGTTAGCAGTGGCAGCAGCCTGTCTGCAGCTTCTGTTGCTCATTCTGCTTCGAAACGCGCGATCGCGTCCAGTAGCTGTGGCACTGGAGATCCCTGCCTCATCATGGAGAAAGGGGAAAAGAAGGACCCGTTGATGGGTGGCGAACTACACACTGAATGGGGGAAAGGGCTGCGCGCTGCAACCTCTTTCGTTTCCGCGCCGAAAAACCCTAGCTCAGTTAATGCGGtaaagaaagaagaagataAGGAAAATATGTCGATCGAGGGCGTGATGCGAGACGGGTCAGCCGGGGCGATTAGCCCCATGAGGGAAGCATACAGCGTACAGTCAGAGCACGTAGAAAGTGAGGCCTCGTGCCCGGACGAGAGTGCTGCTCTGAAGGGCGCTACGGGGATGCAGCCGTCACGATCGGATGACGGCGATGCATCTACATGTCGTGCGTCCGGAAATGAGTCCGTAGAGGCTGCGTCCACTTCTGCGACACCGGCAAACGGCTTCAACATGGATGGCAAGAATCTACGTGGAGATCCTCGCAATGGAACATACGGCGAAGGCAGTGTGGGCAGTAGTGGGCCGACGAATGGCGGGCCAGGACCTGAGGAGGCAGAGTCCGGACTCCCACCTGGCGTAGACGTGGAAGAACTTCAAGA GCAGCAGGCGTTCGCAGATGTGTATATTACCCAGTAtctgcagcggagacgggaggagaaaaagaagcgaaggaTGCGGAAACGTGCTCATGACGAGTGCAAGGAGGAAAAGAAAGCAAAGCAGCAAGGATAG
- a CDS encoding hypothetical protein (encoded by transcript BESB_006840): MSETTLRRGAFLVLFLFVFLGAFVTLEAYRYMWIFLSVVFGIILFTDCVFFNEGDFLYDPFYNNWLEKTSPQY; this comes from the exons ATGAGCGAAACTACCCTTCGCCGCG GCGCCTTCCTtgttctcttcctcttcgtttttcttgGAGCGTTTGTGACGCTGGAGGCCTACCGCTACATGTG GATATTCCTGTCGGTCGTTTTTGGCATCATCCTCTTTACGGACTGTGTCTTCTTCAACGAAGGGGACTTCCTCTACGATCCGTTCTACAA CAACTGGTTGGAGAAGACGTCTCCGCAATACTAA